In Moorella sp. Hama-1, a single genomic region encodes these proteins:
- a CDS encoding aldo/keto reductase: protein MLGCEILGGRDWGKIDEHLASNAVLRALDYGVNTFDTADVYGLGRSEQELSRILGVRRHDVVIITKCGVRWAENPAGERAKTWYDSSPEYVVRSIENSLRRLRIECIPLYLVHWPDPNTPIDMTLDALVRCQEAGKIRYFGLSNFPGVKVMEANRICKLGAIEILYNLVNRECETDVLPIAQALGLGVLAYGALAQGLLTGKYTRTSVFDQTDRRHRLWHFSPEAWPVNQRLLKRLSRVAASYGKTLAQIAIRWVLDQPGVTAAIVGAKSPEQVDANVGALHWSLSEDERQFLANDHI from the coding sequence GTGCTCGGATGTGAAATATTAGGCGGTAGAGACTGGGGTAAGATTGACGAACATCTGGCATCCAATGCTGTCTTAAGAGCTCTTGACTATGGAGTAAATACCTTTGATACGGCGGATGTTTACGGCCTTGGTCGCAGCGAGCAGGAATTGTCAAGAATTCTTGGTGTACGCCGCCACGATGTAGTGATCATTACAAAATGCGGAGTTAGGTGGGCGGAAAATCCTGCTGGTGAAAGAGCTAAGACGTGGTATGACAGCAGTCCAGAGTATGTGGTGAGGTCTATCGAAAATAGCCTCCGGAGACTAAGGATCGAATGTATTCCATTATATCTGGTTCACTGGCCAGATCCAAATACTCCAATTGATATGACTCTTGATGCTCTCGTAAGATGCCAAGAAGCTGGTAAAATAAGATATTTTGGGTTATCAAACTTTCCGGGTGTGAAGGTAATGGAAGCTAATAGGATTTGTAAACTAGGTGCAATTGAGATATTGTATAACCTTGTTAACCGCGAATGTGAAACAGATGTGCTGCCAATCGCGCAAGCTCTTGGCCTTGGGGTGCTGGCTTATGGAGCCCTTGCTCAGGGTCTATTAACGGGGAAATATACAAGAACGTCGGTGTTTGATCAAACTGACCGTCGTCACCGTCTTTGGCATTTCAGTCCAGAAGCATGGCCTGTCAACCAAAGGTTACTGAAACGCCTCAGCAGGGTCGCTGCTTCTTACGGCAAGACTCTTGCCCAAATAGCAATACGATGGGTATTGGATCAGCCCGGAGTTACAGCTGCTATAGTTGGAGCAAAATCTCCAGAGCAGGTTGATGCGAACGTTGGAGCTTTACATTGGAGCCTTTCTGAAGACGAAAGACAGTTTCTCGCAAATGACCACATTTAA
- a CDS encoding thiamine pyrophosphate-dependent dehydrogenase E1 component subunit alpha, whose amino-acid sequence MKTTWPNEAKYDIDAALIIEMYRSMLRIREFEEKVAELLEMGEIRCPTHLYIGQEGVAVGVCSALRKDDYVFGNHRSHGHYLAKGGDMAKLMAELYCKATGCSKGRGGSMHIIAPEVGVLGTVPMVASTIPIAVGSALASVLKGIDRISVTFFGDGATEEGLFHESLNFASLKKLPVVFICENNFYSSHLPLHERRSLDSIYMFGLPYGIPSKRIDGNDVLAVYFAMREAVKHARKGEGPTLLECRTYRWRGHVGPKWDLDVGIRDKAELDYWMSRCPIKTLERRIVNDGLLSYEDCTNIKREVKQEVEKCVDFARQSPEPSEDDLLKHVFIDRRDS is encoded by the coding sequence ATGAAAACCACTTGGCCAAACGAGGCCAAATATGATATTGACGCAGCACTCATCATCGAAATGTATAGGAGTATGTTACGCATCAGGGAATTTGAGGAGAAGGTTGCAGAATTGCTAGAGATGGGAGAGATAAGGTGTCCCACTCATCTTTACATAGGACAAGAAGGCGTTGCTGTTGGAGTTTGCTCCGCCCTGCGCAAAGACGATTACGTTTTTGGTAATCATCGATCACATGGGCATTATCTCGCCAAAGGTGGCGATATGGCAAAATTGATGGCTGAATTATATTGTAAAGCCACAGGATGCTCAAAAGGGCGGGGCGGTTCAATGCACATAATTGCCCCCGAGGTTGGTGTACTTGGGACAGTCCCGATGGTAGCAAGCACAATTCCCATTGCTGTTGGTTCAGCTCTAGCCTCTGTTCTTAAAGGTATTGACCGAATTTCGGTGACATTTTTTGGGGACGGCGCAACTGAAGAAGGATTGTTCCACGAGTCGCTTAACTTCGCTTCCTTAAAAAAACTTCCCGTAGTATTCATATGTGAGAATAATTTCTATTCTAGCCATCTTCCCCTTCACGAGCGAAGATCTCTCGACTCTATCTATATGTTTGGTCTGCCCTACGGGATACCTTCTAAGCGTATAGATGGGAACGATGTTTTAGCTGTTTATTTTGCGATGAGAGAAGCAGTGAAACATGCTCGAAAGGGTGAGGGCCCTACACTGCTCGAATGTAGGACATATCGATGGCGTGGGCACGTTGGGCCAAAATGGGACCTTGACGTCGGTATTCGAGATAAGGCTGAACTGGACTACTGGATGTCCAGATGCCCTATAAAGACATTGGAACGGAGAATTGTAAACGACGGGCTACTTTCGTATGAAGATTGTACTAATATAAAGCGCGAGGTTAAACAGGAGGTTGAGAAGTGCGTGGATTTTGCCCGGCAAAGCCCAGAACCTTCTGAGGATGACCTATTAAAGCATGTTTTTATAGATAGGAGAGATTCATAA
- a CDS encoding alpha-ketoacid dehydrogenase subunit beta encodes MRRISYAKAINEACHQLMEHDPRVIILGQGVNNPWYVGTTAIGLYNRFGPSRVIDPPISENGMNGVAIGAALAGLKPIVIHPRLDFLLMGLEQLVNEAANWAYVFGGQIGVQLVVRGIINRGGEQGAQHSQALQAFFMHVPGLKVVMPSNPRDAKGLLVSAINDGNPVIYIEDRWLYHETGEVPEELYEVPIGKGVILRRGRDVTIVATSYMVKVCLDAAAKLHEVGIDVEVIDIRSLKPLDDDLICSSITKTGKLIIADAAWKTGGVAAEIAARVVEKAFAALKAPIMRVTLPDAPAPSNKLQEKVYYPTADTVVKAVNQLLSASE; translated from the coding sequence ATGAGGAGAATAAGCTATGCAAAAGCTATAAACGAAGCCTGCCATCAGTTAATGGAACATGATCCTCGGGTTATCATCCTGGGGCAGGGAGTGAATAATCCATGGTATGTGGGTACTACCGCCATAGGGCTATACAATAGATTCGGGCCTAGTCGGGTTATTGATCCGCCCATTTCGGAAAATGGCATGAATGGTGTAGCCATAGGGGCAGCTCTTGCAGGTTTAAAGCCCATTGTTATACATCCCCGGTTAGATTTTTTACTGATGGGACTTGAGCAGCTAGTTAACGAAGCTGCGAACTGGGCATATGTATTTGGAGGTCAAATAGGCGTACAGCTAGTAGTCCGGGGCATCATTAATCGTGGAGGCGAACAGGGAGCCCAACATTCCCAGGCTTTGCAGGCCTTTTTTATGCACGTACCGGGCCTAAAAGTTGTCATGCCTTCAAATCCACGGGACGCAAAGGGGCTTCTCGTTTCGGCCATTAACGATGGAAATCCCGTTATTTATATAGAAGATCGGTGGTTGTACCATGAAACGGGTGAGGTTCCCGAGGAACTGTACGAAGTACCCATTGGAAAGGGAGTCATTCTCAGAAGAGGTCGGGATGTTACCATAGTTGCAACCTCGTACATGGTAAAGGTTTGCTTAGATGCTGCAGCAAAACTTCATGAGGTTGGAATTGATGTAGAAGTTATAGACATAAGATCATTAAAGCCACTTGATGATGACCTTATTTGCTCATCTATTACTAAGACTGGCAAATTGATCATTGCCGATGCAGCTTGGAAAACAGGTGGTGTGGCGGCGGAAATAGCGGCTCGAGTAGTGGAGAAGGCTTTTGCCGCTCTTAAAGCACCTATCATGCGTGTTACGTTGCCGGATGCACCCGCACCTTCCAACAAGCTTCAGGAAAAGGTCTATTACCCTACAGCGGATACAGTAGTTAAAGCAGTAAATCAACTCCTATCGGCTTCTGAATAG
- a CDS encoding DegT/DnrJ/EryC1/StrS family aminotransferase codes for MAELCRSLRNQGRGEGGVWLNHERLGYNYRLDELSAALGLAQMGRIEEIITKRQQVAELYNQRLAQIPGIRLPYIAPEVTRMSWFVYVIRVGVDEPAPARQVAVREHVMQRLQAAGIGCRPYFTPIHLQPFYRSQFGYREGDFPVTEAFGRTSIAIPFYNNLTAAEIDYVVEILQKGLEEY; via the coding sequence TTGGCCGAGCTGTGTCGCAGCCTGCGCAACCAGGGGCGGGGTGAAGGGGGCGTCTGGTTAAACCACGAGCGCCTGGGCTATAACTACCGCCTGGACGAGCTTTCGGCGGCCTTAGGATTAGCGCAGATGGGCAGGATTGAGGAGATTATCACGAAAAGGCAGCAGGTAGCGGAGCTTTATAACCAGAGACTGGCGCAGATACCCGGCATCCGCTTGCCTTACATAGCGCCGGAAGTAACCCGCATGAGCTGGTTCGTCTACGTGATCCGGGTCGGCGTTGATGAGCCGGCGCCGGCCAGGCAGGTGGCGGTGCGTGAGCATGTCATGCAGCGCCTGCAGGCGGCGGGCATCGGCTGCCGTCCCTATTTTACCCCAATCCACCTGCAGCCCTTCTACCGCTCCCAGTTCGGTTATCGCGAAGGCGACTTTCCGGTAACGGAGGCTTTCGGCCGGACGAGCATTGCCATTCCTTTTTACAATAATTTAACGGCGGCAGAAATTGATTATGTCGTGGAGATCCTGCAGAAGGGACTGGAGGAATATTAG